A window from Thermoplasma sp. Kam2015 encodes these proteins:
- a CDS encoding UPF0147 family protein produces the protein MDQNLFNEVMYLLDELSQDITVPKNVRKVAQDSKAKLSQENESLDLRCATVLSMLDEMANDPNVPAHGRTDLYTIISKLEALSKS, from the coding sequence ATGGATCAGAATCTTTTCAATGAAGTGATGTACCTTCTAGACGAACTATCTCAGGATATAACAGTACCCAAAAATGTAAGGAAGGTTGCTCAGGATTCAAAGGCTAAGCTGTCTCAGGAAAATGAAAGTCTTGATTTAAGATGTGCGACCGTTCTTTCCATGCTGGACGAAATGGCTAATGATCCGAATGTTCCAGCTCATGGCAGAACCGACCTCTATACCATAATAAGCAAGCTGGAGGCCCTCTCAAAGAGTTGA
- a CDS encoding aldehyde dehydrogenase family protein: MPFENENTYLRMVEAGKEEEFHRKYEAALKEAETLFHKEYPNIIADDVVESKKIKDISPIDGSEIATFQLASEESVNRAVEMLHRSYKGWYNLGYMKRAMTFLKAADMLSEQKFKFAAILTYENGKNRYEAIGDVDEAIDFMRFYAINLIENQGFIKLTGKAYKNEESMSVMKPYGVFGVISPFNFFSIGVGMSSGPLVTGNAVILKPSSDIPLSLYLWVRLMHEAGVPKEVLAYVSGSGGIVGRHIVESKKVAGIVFTGSRDVGLDIQRKSIDNGPKVVITEMGGKDAIIVSNKADLDKAVEGVVRAAFGFAGQKCSACSLLYVHKDVYDEFMKRLKTRTEQIKPDDPRKRETFLNPVINKEAYDKFISLKPEYNKGKILTGGHELKRPGFYVEPTIVTDLPRDAYIARNEIFLPVLSVFKCNSIEEAVDDINSMDYGLTGGIFTEDPKEIQYYFDNVEVGVLYANRKSGGSTGAMVGSQPFVGWKLSGVSGKGTGSYYYLMQFLREQAQTIAH, translated from the coding sequence ATGCCATTCGAAAACGAAAACACATACCTGAGGATGGTGGAAGCAGGCAAAGAAGAGGAGTTCCACAGAAAATATGAGGCGGCTCTGAAGGAGGCTGAAACTCTTTTCCATAAGGAATATCCCAATATAATAGCTGATGATGTTGTCGAGAGCAAAAAAATCAAAGATATAAGCCCAATAGATGGAAGTGAGATCGCTACCTTCCAGCTCGCATCTGAGGAATCTGTCAATCGTGCCGTAGAGATGCTTCACCGGTCATACAAAGGCTGGTATAACCTCGGTTATATGAAGAGAGCTATGACTTTTTTGAAAGCAGCTGATATGCTCAGTGAACAGAAGTTCAAATTTGCAGCCATACTGACCTATGAGAACGGCAAGAATAGATACGAGGCAATTGGAGATGTGGATGAAGCCATAGATTTCATGCGTTTCTATGCCATCAATCTCATAGAGAACCAGGGATTCATAAAACTGACGGGAAAGGCGTACAAGAACGAAGAATCTATGAGCGTCATGAAACCATATGGCGTCTTCGGTGTGATATCGCCATTCAACTTCTTTTCTATCGGAGTCGGAATGAGTTCCGGGCCACTTGTAACAGGAAATGCTGTGATACTCAAGCCAAGTAGCGACATACCGCTTTCGCTATATCTGTGGGTTCGCCTGATGCATGAAGCTGGAGTTCCGAAGGAGGTTCTGGCCTACGTTTCAGGATCCGGTGGAATAGTTGGAAGACACATAGTTGAAAGCAAAAAGGTTGCGGGTATTGTCTTCACAGGATCAAGGGATGTTGGTTTGGATATCCAGAGAAAATCAATAGATAACGGACCGAAGGTAGTTATAACTGAAATGGGCGGCAAGGATGCCATAATAGTTTCAAATAAGGCCGATCTAGATAAGGCTGTTGAAGGTGTGGTCAGGGCTGCCTTTGGTTTCGCTGGTCAAAAATGCAGTGCATGCTCGCTTCTCTATGTCCATAAGGATGTGTACGACGAATTCATGAAGCGTCTGAAGACCAGGACTGAGCAGATAAAGCCAGATGATCCAAGAAAGAGGGAAACATTCCTGAATCCTGTCATAAACAAGGAAGCTTATGATAAATTCATCTCCCTCAAGCCAGAATACAATAAGGGGAAAATACTTACGGGTGGACATGAACTCAAGAGGCCAGGCTTCTACGTGGAGCCAACCATTGTCACCGATCTTCCCAGAGATGCATACATAGCCAGAAATGAGATATTCCTGCCAGTTCTGAGCGTATTCAAATGCAATAGCATAGAGGAGGCCGTGGATGATATAAACAGCATGGATTACGGGCTCACGGGAGGAATATTCACTGAAGATCCAAAGGAAATTCAGTACTACTTCGACAATGTTGAGGTAGGCGTGCTCTATGCGAACAGGAAAAGTGGAGGATCTACCGGCGCAATGGTTGGTTCCCAGCCATTCGTTGGATGGAAGCTGAGCGGCGTATCAGGCAAGGGTACCGGTTCGTACTACTATCTGATGCAGTTCCTGAGGGAGCAGGCACAGACAATAGCCCATTGA
- a CDS encoding oligosaccharide flippase family protein, whose product MFSRKSPIIVTSNIINAIAGYLGLFFITRYIGITIWGFVAFGMGFTGIFSLATELGFTSAYTKSVSEGYDVRDATSTFFAVKLLLAVFFVIITISALIIWTDVLHRGFQNPIEYWVIIALIPYYFSGTLLSIPRSYYASTFSPYRQVLPSITEAILRNTFFILIGIFYYFRIWRFPDADVAVIIASVYSITYTIYFLFMMHLGRPWHLQRPSLSTLKYFAAVAIPLAATSGIATINGNIDKVIIQFYWHADATSALYTSQIIGTALISFSGAITGFFLPILARRYKKIDMTYDSYDLERYVSLFILPFVIVLSVFSIYFLNIFSGGYRVYSDILVFVALGNYISIITSPFTSAVVASGKTWNIAKITTPSILANIALNFLFVPRSVFGFTGFSMGPAGTVFASFLTALADYIVYRYLYFRVEGRNDMGIIRQIIPALSELAVGYAIIKIIKPYPFIELLGSSLLLILVFFLVAIAIREITGAEILEFLKNLNPINIPKNIREERESDKK is encoded by the coding sequence TTGTTTAGTCGGAAATCACCCATAATTGTTACCTCAAACATCATAAACGCCATCGCTGGATATCTTGGACTCTTCTTCATTACGAGATATATTGGCATAACAATCTGGGGGTTTGTGGCCTTCGGTATGGGTTTCACGGGTATATTCTCCCTGGCCACCGAACTGGGCTTCACTTCTGCTTACACAAAGAGCGTGTCTGAAGGCTATGATGTCAGGGATGCAACGAGCACATTCTTTGCAGTCAAGCTGCTTCTGGCTGTTTTCTTCGTGATAATAACTATATCCGCACTCATTATATGGACGGACGTACTTCATCGTGGTTTTCAGAATCCAATTGAATACTGGGTGATCATAGCCCTTATACCGTACTACTTTTCAGGCACACTTCTATCGATACCGAGGTCATACTATGCCTCCACATTTTCACCTTACAGACAGGTGCTCCCCTCAATAACGGAGGCTATACTGAGAAATACGTTCTTCATTCTGATAGGAATATTCTACTATTTCAGGATATGGAGATTTCCGGATGCAGACGTTGCAGTTATCATCGCGTCCGTCTATTCCATTACCTACACCATATATTTCCTTTTTATGATGCATCTGGGGAGGCCATGGCATCTTCAGAGACCAAGCCTATCAACGTTGAAGTACTTCGCTGCAGTAGCTATACCTCTGGCCGCGACAAGCGGTATAGCCACCATAAATGGAAATATAGACAAGGTCATAATACAGTTCTACTGGCATGCAGACGCGACCAGCGCACTTTACACCTCGCAGATAATCGGAACGGCTTTGATATCCTTCTCAGGTGCAATCACTGGATTCTTCCTGCCCATACTGGCAAGAAGGTATAAAAAAATAGATATGACCTATGATTCCTACGATCTGGAACGATATGTATCACTCTTCATTCTCCCTTTTGTGATTGTGCTTTCTGTATTTTCCATCTATTTCCTCAATATTTTCAGTGGTGGATACAGGGTTTATTCCGACATACTGGTCTTCGTAGCGCTTGGAAATTACATATCCATCATTACTTCTCCCTTCACCTCTGCAGTGGTGGCAAGTGGGAAAACTTGGAATATAGCAAAGATAACGACGCCTTCAATATTGGCTAACATAGCGCTCAACTTCCTGTTCGTACCCAGATCAGTCTTTGGATTTACCGGTTTTTCTATGGGCCCAGCTGGAACGGTATTCGCATCATTTCTCACAGCGCTGGCTGACTACATAGTGTATCGTTATCTATATTTTCGCGTGGAAGGAAGAAATGACATGGGAATAATTAGACAGATAATCCCAGCACTATCCGAGCTTGCAGTAGGCTATGCCATAATAAAGATAATAAAGCCCTATCCTTTCATTGAACTGTTGGGATCTTCACTTCTGCTCATTCTTGTTTTCTTCCTCGTTGCGATCGCCATAAGGGAGATCACAGGAGCAGAGATACTTGAGTTTTTAAAGAATCTGAATCCCATAAATATTCCCAAGAATATCAGGGAGGAAAGAGAATCGGATAAAAAATGA
- a CDS encoding ArsR family transcriptional regulator, whose translation MNMVLSEDAEKLAKYLMIADIPRSVAYTLVYMRDKDEVTSVEIERETGLRQPEVSIAMQWLRRKGWITKRNMKKEGKGRPIHGYRLSKSFNEILEEIIQDLSKKINEINYNIEQLKNYRK comes from the coding sequence ATGAACATGGTTCTGAGCGAAGATGCTGAGAAACTGGCTAAATATCTGATGATTGCGGATATACCGAGGAGCGTAGCATACACGCTTGTCTATATGAGAGATAAAGACGAGGTTACCAGCGTAGAAATAGAGAGGGAAACCGGCCTCAGGCAGCCAGAGGTCTCTATTGCGATGCAATGGTTGCGTAGGAAAGGGTGGATTACCAAACGAAATATGAAAAAGGAAGGAAAGGGCAGACCTATTCATGGATACAGGCTCTCGAAATCTTTCAATGAGATCCTTGAAGAGATCATTCAGGATCTTAGCAAGAAGATAAATGAGATAAACTACAACATAGAACAGCTGAAAAATTATAGAAAATAA
- a CDS encoding cytosine permease: protein MNTEHEFGSDINSKNFLKDKLDIESDKRPASMFYIWFASNLTVGDFAVGFIPVYLGLPIIYSVMAIVIGTVAGGIMLSYMSQLGVIYRVPQMYMGRAPFGTIGGSLLSILQWGNTAGWLTVNVILASLAIYEIMKIPYYLIIMSIVIAVALTALIGYRAIRILERSMSYVLGILFVFLIIFLIYSHFSISYPYAPVLDIPSAFGITFASAFSYIMSWGPYAADYSRHVQLMKPSRIIFYYTLLGSVIASVFAEIVGMLVSAASGNPSGSPAADLSMLMNKYALIGMLALFLGGIAANAINLYSNSLAFLSIGFRSERWVAIIVASIFSFAMGILGFFRFYGFYETFLFILDYWITPWIGIMIAHFFMVRKLNPERFNDLPRLVKPGIYAYLISIIVSIPFMAPAGIISMPVAALLHGVDISYFVSFFLAMILYLYFSKLSVRQGNIQTTVKNIR, encoded by the coding sequence TAAAAGACCGGCATCTATGTTTTACATATGGTTTGCATCGAATCTTACAGTGGGGGATTTTGCGGTTGGGTTTATACCGGTTTACCTTGGGCTTCCGATAATCTATTCCGTTATGGCGATAGTTATAGGTACGGTCGCAGGTGGAATAATGCTTTCCTATATGAGTCAACTTGGCGTTATATACAGGGTGCCACAGATGTACATGGGAAGGGCACCATTTGGAACGATTGGTGGATCACTTCTATCAATATTGCAGTGGGGAAACACAGCAGGCTGGCTTACGGTAAATGTGATCCTGGCTTCACTTGCCATATATGAGATTATGAAGATCCCCTACTATTTGATTATAATGTCAATAGTGATCGCAGTGGCTCTGACCGCTTTGATAGGATACAGGGCGATAAGAATACTTGAAAGATCCATGTCTTATGTTCTCGGGATACTGTTTGTGTTTCTCATCATATTCTTGATATACTCTCACTTCTCCATATCTTATCCTTATGCCCCCGTTTTAGATATCCCTTCTGCATTTGGCATCACATTTGCATCAGCCTTCTCATACATAATGTCATGGGGGCCATATGCCGCTGATTATTCAAGGCATGTTCAGCTGATGAAACCCTCCAGGATAATCTTCTATTATACTCTGCTCGGTTCAGTCATTGCATCCGTATTTGCTGAAATTGTAGGCATGTTGGTTTCTGCGGCTTCAGGTAATCCCTCAGGATCGCCGGCTGCAGATCTCTCAATGTTGATGAATAAATATGCTCTCATAGGCATGCTGGCATTATTCCTTGGCGGGATCGCTGCCAATGCAATTAACCTTTATTCTAATTCTCTGGCGTTTCTTTCAATAGGATTTAGGTCAGAGAGATGGGTGGCCATCATCGTTGCATCCATATTTTCATTTGCGATGGGTATATTGGGATTTTTCAGGTTCTATGGTTTTTATGAAACCTTCCTGTTCATACTTGATTACTGGATAACCCCATGGATAGGCATAATGATAGCTCATTTCTTCATGGTTCGGAAACTTAATCCTGAACGATTCAACGATCTGCCAAGACTGGTGAAGCCAGGCATATATGCGTATCTGATCTCGATAATAGTTTCGATTCCGTTCATGGCTCCAGCAGGTATAATAAGCATGCCAGTTGCTGCACTTCTCCATGGAGTAGATATAAGCTATTTCGTCTCATTCTTCCTAGCTATGATCCTCTATCTCTATTTTTCAAAATTATCGGTCCGTCAAGGAAACATACAGACCACCGTAAAAAATATCCGATAA
- a CDS encoding translation initiation factor IF-2 subunit beta: MTDDYEKLLEKAKNVLSSSTKNIDRLKIPEPEIIREGKATIIRNFQDIVDIINRDPEHIIKFLTREFGTNIVQNGRRLIINRKLTLEELLDKMNEYINTYVRCYECGSLDTEIQKSGRISLLVCKACGAQHPIHSVREVKEDETIEEGKEYVVEITEVGSSGEGRSTYKGYTIFVPGAKKGETVKIRIKKIKNDVAIGEIIDRLKQDRR, encoded by the coding sequence ATGACTGATGATTATGAGAAGCTTTTAGAAAAAGCAAAAAATGTCCTTTCAAGTTCAACAAAGAATATCGATCGATTGAAGATTCCAGAACCCGAAATAATAAGGGAAGGAAAGGCCACGATAATTAGAAACTTTCAGGACATAGTTGATATCATAAACAGAGATCCAGAGCATATAATCAAATTCCTCACTAGGGAGTTCGGCACCAATATAGTACAGAATGGAAGAAGGCTAATTATAAATCGCAAGCTTACGCTGGAGGAACTTCTGGATAAGATGAACGAGTACATCAATACCTATGTCAGATGTTACGAATGCGGTTCGCTTGACACTGAGATTCAGAAGTCTGGGAGAATATCGCTACTTGTTTGCAAAGCATGCGGTGCGCAGCACCCAATACATTCCGTAAGAGAGGTAAAAGAAGATGAAACAATAGAAGAGGGCAAGGAATACGTTGTAGAAATAACAGAAGTTGGTAGCTCCGGTGAAGGAAGATCCACCTACAAGGGCTATACCATATTTGTGCCTGGTGCGAAGAAGGGTGAAACGGTGAAGATCAGAATAAAGAAGATAAAGAATGATGTTGCTATTGGCGAGATAATAGATAGACTAAAACAGGATAGACGCTGA
- the dcd gene encoding dCTP deaminase produces the protein MILNDETIIDMVAKGFLISENFEIKSLTPNGYDLRIDIIDVDGKQYSKADIPAMKHFLVSTMETLNMPEDVVGMIWTRSTFARKGIFGSFGAIDAGYHGNLTLSFFNADGPIELNKGDRIAQMLFVKMNERAKIPYYKRSGNYQHSQGIIKEPLKAKSD, from the coding sequence ATGATACTTAACGATGAAACAATAATTGATATGGTTGCCAAGGGATTTCTCATTTCAGAGAATTTTGAAATAAAATCGCTGACACCCAACGGCTATGATCTACGTATTGATATTATAGACGTTGATGGAAAGCAATATTCAAAAGCCGACATACCTGCCATGAAGCATTTTCTTGTATCAACCATGGAAACGCTCAATATGCCTGAAGATGTTGTTGGGATGATCTGGACAAGATCAACGTTCGCACGAAAGGGAATATTTGGATCCTTTGGTGCTATAGATGCAGGATATCATGGAAATCTAACTCTATCTTTTTTCAATGCAGATGGCCCGATTGAACTGAATAAGGGTGATAGAATTGCGCAGATGCTTTTCGTCAAAATGAACGAAAGAGCCAAGATTCCCTATTATAAAAGATCCGGCAATTATCAGCATTCTCAGGGAATCATTAAGGAGCCATTGAAGGCTAAATCAGATTGA
- a CDS encoding acyl-CoA thioesterase, translated as METKKPSESETYVERMVLPEDMDIYEYLYGGRLVEWIDNCASIVATKHCRKRTVTGSIDSLFFLLPIHLGDMVILHGYINYTTKSTMEIEIDVIKEEGLTGIRRYATKAYLTYVAIDSDGRPTEIPQIAPETEEEKKRFQDAEKRAEERRKRLETIKQQLANMIP; from the coding sequence ATGGAAACTAAGAAACCGTCAGAATCAGAGACTTATGTTGAAAGAATGGTACTGCCGGAGGACATGGATATTTATGAATATCTTTATGGTGGCAGGCTGGTTGAATGGATAGACAACTGCGCCTCAATAGTAGCTACAAAGCACTGCAGAAAGAGAACAGTCACTGGCAGTATAGACTCCTTGTTTTTCCTGCTCCCAATACATCTGGGCGATATGGTCATATTGCATGGATACATAAATTACACCACAAAATCCACCATGGAAATCGAAATAGACGTCATCAAGGAAGAAGGTTTAACCGGAATAAGGAGATATGCTACAAAGGCCTACCTTACCTATGTTGCGATAGATTCCGATGGTAGGCCCACTGAGATACCACAAATCGCACCGGAGACTGAGGAAGAAAAGAAGAGATTTCAGGATGCTGAAAAGAGAGCTGAAGAGAGAAGAAAGCGTCTTGAAACGATAAAGCAGCAGCTGGCAAATATGATACCATGA